A DNA window from Pyrus communis chromosome 3, drPyrComm1.1, whole genome shotgun sequence contains the following coding sequences:
- the LOC137728163 gene encoding uncharacterized protein codes for MPYLVYESLNLGDLKETKAVIQLADRSNRYPKGLLEDVLLQVNELIFPIDYFILKMEHDPMPTTFPLILGRPFLRTARTTIDVYYGTLTMEIDGESVKFRIFNAIRYPSDFESRFSIGVFDYFVHACFNEGIRQDNLEKALVQSISHGKLNYSEHIEEELIQTVAALESLSPICGKSYSYFISLPTFNEKTLPSVIQAPKMELKLIPKHLKYAFLGEDETLPIIISSTLIAEDGEKLIRVLMDHKTTIAWSIVDIKGINPVTCMHKTLLEEGAKPTREAQRRLNPLMMEVIKKEVIKLLDVGIIYPILDSKWLSPIAVALEDQEMTTFICPFGTFTYRRMPFGLCNAPTTFQRCMAGFYHRFMKGFSMISRPLCHLLQKDKTFDMNEECVVAFNKLKELLSTTPVIMPLDWSLPFELMCDAADYVVGEVLGQRVNKVPHAIYYASQTLNDAHLNYSTTKKKLLVVVFALEKFKSYLIRTKVIIFSDHATLKYLLTKNDAELRLIRWILLLQKFDLEIKDKKWNENVVDHLSRLVHSNTEENLIPLRDSFPDEQLFSLKATDPRYADIINYKVTKKILDDFPRAQKDKLVKTAKYYEWDDPYLWKYYPNQLIRRSADFGSKLRTAQNELEDEPYMIGKLRMSILWSISWIANIIFLEEVMAVLTLDGSQKAEQFVIHKKTLKAMNPINLVAKTDVAKNKPADTNSNIRGNGIEDED; via the exons ATGCCATATTTAGTGTATGAATCATTGAACCTTGGAGACTTGAAGGAAACAAAGGCAGTAATCCAGTTGGCAGATCGTTCAAATAGATATCCTAAAGGCCTATTGGAGGATGTACTTTTGCAAGTGAATGAGCTCATTTTTCCTATTGACTATTTTATTCTTAAGATGGAACATGACCCTATGCCTACTACATTTCCTCTTATATTGGGAAGACCATTCCTTAGAACGGCGCGTACGACGATTGATGTCTACTATGGTACCTTAACCATGGAAATTGATGGAGAAAGCGTCAAGTTCAGAATCTTCAATGCTATCAGGTACCCTAGTGATTTTGAATCTCGTTTTTCTATTGGTGTGTTTGACTATTTTGTGCATGCTTGTTTTAATGAAGGTATAAGACAAGATAATTTAGAGAAGGCATTAGTGCAAAGCATTTCACATGGGAAGCTTAATTATTCTGAGCACATTGAAGAAGAATTAATCCAAACAGTGGCAGCTCTTGAGTCACTTTCACCAATTTGTGGTAAGTCTTattcctattttatttctcttcctacttttaacgaaaaaactCTTCCTTctgtgattcaggcacccaaaatgGAGCTTAAACTGATTCCTAAAcatttgaagtatgcatttttGGGAGAGGATGAAACATTACCGATCATCATATCATCAACACTCATAGCAGAAGATGGGGAAAAACTGATCCGGGTACTGATGGATCATAAAACTACTATAGCTTGGAGTATTGttgatatcaaaggtataaatCCAGTTACATGTATGCATAAAACTCTGTTAGAGGAAGGTGCAAAACCAACAAGGGAAGCTCAGCGCCGTCTGAACCCACTCATGATGGAGGTCATCAAGAAAGAGgttatcaaacttcttgatgtTGGCATCATATATCCTATCTTGGACAGCAAGTGGCTGAGTCCT attgcAGTTGCTCTGGAGGATCAAGAAATGACGACTTTCATATGTCCATTTGGAACATTTACATATAGGAGGATGCCGTTTGGACTTTGCAACGCCCCCACCacatttcaaaggtgtatg GCAGGTTTCTATCATAGGTTTATGAAGGGCTTCTCAATGATTTCTAGACCCTTGTGCCATTTGCTTCAAAAGGATAAAACATTTGATATGAATGAAGAGTGTGTCGTAGCATTCAACAAGCTTAAGGAGTTGTTATCCACGACTCCTGTGATCATGCCACTAGATTGGAGTTTACCTTTTgagttgatgtgcgatgctGCAGACTATGTCGTCGGTGAAGTTCTAGGGCAGCGTGTCAACAAAGTGCCACATGCCATCTATTATGCATCTCAAACACTCAATGATGCACATTTGAATTATTCAACAACAAAGAAGAAGCTTTTAGttgttgtttttgccttagaaaaaTTTAAATCTTATTTGATTagaactaaagttattatattttctgaccatgcaactttgaagtaTTTACTCACAAAAAATGATGCAGAATTGAGACTCATTCGATGGATACTTCTGCTTCAAAAGTTTGACTTAGAGATCAAGGATAAGAAATGGAATGAGAATGTTGTAGATCATCTTAGCAGACTTGTGCATTCAAACACGGAGGAAAATCTCATCCCTTTACGTGATAGTTTTCCAGATGAGCAATTGTTTTCATTAAAGGCCACTGACCCTCGGTATGCAGATATTATCAATTACAAGGTCACCAAAAAGATTCTGGATGATTTTCCACGTGCTCAGAAAGATAAGCTTGTCAAAACCGCCAAATACTACGAGTGGGAtgatccttatttgtggaaatattacCCTAATCAATTGATTAGAAG atctgctgactttggaagcaagttgcgaacagctcagaatgaattggAGGATGAGCCTTACATGATTGGAAAGCTACGAATGTCTATTTTATGGAGCATTTCATGGATTGCTAATATCATTttcctagaagaagttatggccgttttaacactgGACGGTTCCCAAAAGGCTGAGCAATTTGTAATTCACAAGAAAACATTGAAGGCAATGaatccaataaatctagtagccaaaactgatgtagccaagaacaagccagctgacaCCAATTCAAATATTAGAGGAAATGGAATTGaagatgaggattaa